The genomic interval GGCCAACAGTGGCAGCGCGATCGATGCCGCTAGTGCGACCGGCAAGTTTCCTTCTTGACCCGCATAGTACCCCAAGCCCGCGTAGGCGGCGGCCAGCCCCAGATTGGCAAGCGCAACGACCGGCAAGAACCGGCGCCAAGGAACGCCCACCGCACCCAGCAGCAAGACACTCGCCTCGGCCAGGACCGGCAACGGTCGGGTCAGGGCCAGTACCGCTGGACCGCGGTCCTCGCCCAGTGCTTCCATGCGTCGCAGATCATCTGCCGAGGAGAAACGCTGCGCCAGCGGCCGGCCGAACGCGCGGGCCAGTGCAAAACCGATCATGGCGCCCAGCGTCATGCCCAGCCACACCACAGCCGTTGCCCCGAGGAAGCCGAGACGTGCGCCGGCCAGCGTGCTAACGAAGCTCGAGGGAACCGGGAGCAGAATGTCACTGGCCAGGATTCCGACAACGATGGCCGCCGTCGCCATCGGTGAAAGCGCCGTGTCGAACCAGCGCTCGACCTGCGCTTCGAGCGAGTCACCAAAGCTGAGAAATGGAATAATCGGCACCAGCAGCACGAGTGTCACCGCGACCGTCCAGCGAACGAGATCATGCATCGATTTTTGGCCTCGAATCGTGAGCT from Pirellulales bacterium carries:
- a CDS encoding VTT domain-containing protein, yielding MHDLVRWTVAVTLVLLVPIIPFLSFGDSLEAQVERWFDTALSPMATAAIVVGILASDILLPVPSSFVSTLAGARLGFLGATAVVWLGMTLGAMIGFALARAFGRPLAQRFSSADDLRRMEALGEDRGPAVLALTRPLPVLAEASVLLLGAVGVPWRRFLPVVALANLGLAAAYAGLGYYAGQEGNLPVALAASIALPLLATTAARYWLPSAREAS